One stretch of Deinococcus roseus DNA includes these proteins:
- a CDS encoding discoidin domain-containing protein, translated as MRKHTLLMTGLLALLGSCGTQISPTDSAFSQQAVCNTANVALGKTYSASSIENSGTPANAAFDGNTGTRWSSQFSDPQWIQVDLGSVQNLCEINLNWEAAYGKAFKIEVSNTGTGGWTQIYSTTTSTGGNQILSVTGSGRYVRLTGTQRGTQYGYSLWEFGIKTASTTTLPTSDTPDFGPNVRIFSPTESAATVQAALDNAFTPYVKNSSAQFGNQRFAFLFKPGTYNVWANVGFYTHLAGLGLNPDDVTLTRNINVDSGWNFGDESNATQNFWRSVENLAVLPENGSTRWAVSQAAPMRRVHIRGNMALGPSNMDGGQGYASGGYLADSRVDGQIVSGSQQQWYTRDSNIGSWAGGVWNMVFSGVTGAPANAFPSPVHTTLATTPVTREKPYLYIQSDGKYRVFLPNLRTNSSGATWPNTAGTSLPMSQFYVAKPSDSAATLNQALQQGLNLFFTPGVYHLNQTLNVTRANTVVMGIGLATLIPDGGINAMTVADVDGVRISDLLFDAGTTNSAALLTIGQAGANTSHAANPTSVQDVYFRIGGAVAGKATTSLIVNSSNAIIDHIWAWRADHGNSPTGWNINTADTGVIVNGNNVLATGLFVEHYQKHEVIWNGQGGKTIFFQNEMPYDVPSQGVWSSGAGTNGYASYKVASNVTSHEAWGLGVYCFFNIGGTSTGIVASRGVEVPNNANVKFHSLLTVSLGNNGTISNVINTTGAAVPIPGTNTAPSNVVSYP; from the coding sequence ATGCGTAAACACACCCTGCTGATGACTGGACTTCTCGCCCTGCTGGGCAGTTGCGGCACCCAGATTTCCCCCACCGACAGTGCTTTCAGCCAGCAAGCCGTCTGCAACACCGCCAACGTGGCCCTGGGCAAAACCTACTCTGCCTCCAGCATCGAAAATTCTGGGACCCCTGCCAATGCAGCTTTTGATGGCAACACCGGAACCCGCTGGTCCAGTCAGTTTTCCGATCCCCAGTGGATTCAGGTGGACCTGGGCAGCGTGCAGAACCTGTGTGAAATCAACCTCAACTGGGAAGCTGCTTACGGAAAGGCCTTCAAAATTGAAGTCTCCAACACCGGAACCGGCGGCTGGACCCAGATTTACAGCACCACCACCAGCACCGGTGGCAACCAGATTCTCAGTGTGACCGGATCTGGTCGTTATGTGCGCCTGACCGGAACCCAGCGCGGCACCCAATACGGTTACTCCCTGTGGGAATTCGGCATCAAAACGGCAAGCACCACCACCCTGCCCACCTCTGACACCCCGGACTTTGGCCCCAACGTCAGGATCTTCAGTCCCACCGAATCGGCAGCCACAGTTCAGGCAGCACTGGACAATGCTTTCACCCCTTACGTCAAGAATTCCAGTGCGCAATTCGGCAACCAGCGTTTTGCCTTCCTGTTCAAACCCGGCACCTACAATGTGTGGGCCAACGTGGGCTTTTACACCCACCTGGCAGGTCTGGGCCTGAACCCGGACGATGTGACCCTCACCCGCAACATCAACGTGGACAGCGGCTGGAACTTCGGAGACGAATCCAACGCCACCCAGAACTTCTGGCGCTCGGTGGAAAACCTCGCCGTGCTCCCTGAAAATGGCAGCACCCGCTGGGCCGTGTCTCAGGCAGCCCCCATGCGCCGCGTGCACATCCGGGGCAACATGGCGCTCGGTCCCTCCAACATGGACGGCGGACAGGGCTACGCCAGCGGTGGCTACCTGGCAGACAGCCGCGTGGATGGGCAAATTGTTTCCGGCTCCCAGCAGCAGTGGTACACCCGGGACAGCAACATCGGCAGCTGGGCAGGCGGCGTGTGGAACATGGTGTTCTCTGGCGTGACCGGAGCACCCGCCAACGCCTTCCCCAGCCCCGTGCACACCACCCTGGCCACCACCCCCGTCACCCGCGAGAAGCCCTACCTGTACATCCAGTCAGACGGCAAATACCGGGTGTTCCTGCCCAACCTGAGGACCAACAGCAGCGGAGCCACCTGGCCCAACACCGCTGGAACCTCTCTGCCCATGAGCCAGTTCTATGTTGCAAAACCCAGCGACAGCGCCGCCACCCTCAATCAGGCTTTGCAACAGGGCCTCAACCTGTTCTTCACCCCCGGCGTGTACCACCTGAACCAGACCCTCAATGTCACCCGTGCCAACACCGTGGTGATGGGGATTGGCCTGGCCACCCTGATCCCGGATGGCGGCATCAACGCCATGACCGTTGCAGATGTGGATGGTGTACGCATCTCTGACCTGCTGTTCGATGCAGGCACCACCAACTCTGCAGCCCTGCTGACCATCGGGCAGGCCGGAGCGAACACCAGCCACGCCGCCAACCCCACCAGCGTGCAAGACGTGTACTTCCGCATCGGGGGCGCAGTGGCCGGGAAAGCCACCACCAGCCTGATCGTGAACAGCAGCAACGCCATCATCGACCACATCTGGGCCTGGCGTGCAGACCACGGCAACTCTCCCACCGGCTGGAACATCAACACCGCAGACACCGGCGTGATCGTGAACGGCAACAACGTGCTGGCCACCGGTCTCTTTGTGGAACACTACCAGAAACACGAAGTGATCTGGAACGGCCAGGGCGGCAAAACCATCTTCTTCCAGAACGAAATGCCCTACGACGTGCCCAGCCAGGGCGTGTGGAGCAGCGGTGCTGGCACCAACGGCTACGCCTCCTACAAAGTGGCCAGCAACGTCACCAGCCACGAAGCCTGGGGGCTGGGCGTCTACTGCTTCTTCAACATCGGCGGAACCAGCACGGGCATTGTG